In the genome of Oxalobacter aliiformigenes, one region contains:
- a CDS encoding penicillin-binding protein 1A produces the protein MFNKNQNPDQTSNSPRKKWLARLLVSCAALGTGVVLIGALIVILAMTLIYPKLPPMDQLTDYHPKMPLRIYTADHVLMGEFGEERRNLVRINKIPDIMKKAVLAIEDDRFYQHSGVDYIGILRAALHNLVSNNRQGASTITQQVARNFFLTSEQTFKRKLYEVLLAWKIERTLTKDQILEIYLNQIYLGQRAFGFASAAQVYFGKPLQDITLAEAAMLAGLPKAPSANNPITNPTRAKQRQQYILLRMKQLGYVTDQEYEKAKNEEIKVKTSRNEFSVHAQYVAEMVRMMVYDQYKDETYTRGLNVYTTITQKDQEAAYQAVRRGVMDYDKRHGYRGPEGYMEIPAARDAIADAIEDELAKYPDSDGILSAVVLEASPGRVRAVLSSGNEISVTGNGLNFAASGLTSNAGSNKQIRRGSIIRLAQDIQGNWNIVQMPQIEAAFVSLNPNDGAIKSLIGGFDFTQKKFNHVTQAWRQPGSSFKPFIYSASLDKNLAPASIINDAPVSFSGQTNGQNWTPKNFDSKYEGPITMRRGLMKSKNMISIQILNQIGAQYGQEFITRFGFDPDKNPPYLTLALGAGSVTPLQMATAYSVFANGGYKIRPYIISHITDSDGKILSQARPEKAGDESNRVIDARNAFIMDTLLKDVVRGGTAARANILNRPDLAGKTGTTNDSIDAWFAGYQPSLVAVAWLGFDQPRNMGGRETGSALALPVWISYMQKTLSGIPVEMKSPPAGVIYENGDYYYTEAPPGKIVTNIGVGQKDYEKIYETENNNVKDEIFADRSSGMLPD, from the coding sequence ATGTTTAACAAAAATCAGAACCCGGATCAGACCTCAAACTCTCCCCGGAAGAAGTGGCTTGCCCGTCTTTTGGTCAGCTGTGCAGCTCTTGGCACTGGCGTAGTTTTAATCGGTGCACTCATTGTCATACTGGCGATGACCCTGATTTATCCCAAACTGCCACCAATGGATCAGCTGACGGATTATCATCCGAAAATGCCCCTGCGCATTTACACGGCAGATCACGTACTGATGGGTGAATTCGGAGAGGAAAGACGCAACCTCGTCCGAATCAACAAAATTCCGGATATCATGAAAAAGGCTGTCCTGGCTATTGAAGACGATCGTTTTTACCAGCATAGCGGTGTCGACTATATCGGCATTTTGCGTGCAGCCCTGCACAATCTGGTCAGCAACAACAGGCAAGGCGCTTCGACAATCACCCAACAGGTCGCCAGAAATTTTTTCCTGACAAGTGAGCAAACCTTCAAACGCAAATTGTACGAAGTTCTGCTGGCCTGGAAAATCGAAAGAACGCTGACCAAAGACCAGATTCTCGAAATTTATCTGAACCAGATCTATCTGGGACAGCGTGCTTTCGGTTTCGCTTCCGCCGCGCAGGTCTATTTCGGAAAACCCCTGCAGGACATTACCCTGGCTGAAGCAGCCATGCTCGCAGGGCTTCCCAAAGCACCTTCGGCCAATAATCCGATCACCAATCCGACTCGCGCCAAACAGCGTCAACAATATATTCTTCTCAGAATGAAACAACTCGGTTACGTCACCGATCAGGAATACGAGAAGGCAAAAAACGAAGAGATCAAAGTAAAAACAAGCCGCAACGAATTCAGCGTACATGCACAATATGTGGCAGAAATGGTCCGTATGATGGTATACGATCAATACAAGGACGAAACCTACACACGCGGGTTGAATGTCTATACAACCATTACACAAAAAGACCAGGAAGCCGCTTATCAGGCTGTCCGGCGCGGAGTAATGGACTACGACAAACGTCATGGATACCGCGGTCCGGAAGGATATATGGAAATCCCGGCAGCCAGGGACGCCATCGCTGACGCTATTGAGGATGAGCTTGCGAAATACCCGGACAGTGACGGTATCCTGAGTGCGGTTGTACTTGAGGCATCCCCGGGAAGAGTCCGGGCCGTTTTATCATCAGGCAACGAAATTTCCGTCACTGGAAACGGACTGAACTTCGCCGCTTCCGGTTTGACTTCCAATGCCGGCAGCAACAAACAGATCCGGCGGGGCTCAATCATTCGGCTCGCCCAGGACATACAGGGAAACTGGAATATCGTTCAGATGCCACAGATCGAAGCCGCCTTCGTTTCTCTGAACCCGAATGACGGCGCCATAAAATCCTTGATAGGCGGATTTGATTTCACGCAAAAGAAATTCAATCATGTCACACAAGCATGGAGACAGCCCGGTTCGTCTTTCAAACCGTTCATCTACTCTGCCTCACTCGATAAAAACCTGGCTCCAGCCAGTATTATCAATGACGCCCCCGTATCGTTCAGTGGGCAGACAAACGGGCAAAACTGGACTCCGAAAAATTTCGATTCAAAATATGAGGGTCCAATAACCATGCGTCGCGGATTGATGAAATCCAAAAACATGATTTCAATTCAGATACTGAATCAGATCGGCGCACAATATGGCCAGGAATTCATCACCCGATTTGGCTTTGATCCCGACAAAAATCCGCCTTATCTGACATTGGCACTGGGGGCCGGGTCCGTCACACCGCTACAGATGGCTACGGCTTATTCTGTCTTTGCCAATGGCGGCTATAAAATCAGACCGTATATCATTTCCCATATCACCGATTCCGACGGAAAAATACTCTCCCAGGCACGTCCGGAAAAAGCCGGAGATGAAAGCAACCGGGTAATTGACGCCCGTAATGCTTTCATTATGGACACGCTGTTAAAGGATGTTGTCAGGGGAGGTACCGCAGCACGGGCCAATATCCTAAATCGTCCCGATCTGGCAGGCAAAACGGGAACGACAAACGATTCGATCGATGCATGGTTCGCAGGTTACCAGCCCAGTCTGGTCGCCGTGGCATGGCTTGGCTTCGATCAGCCGCGCAACATGGGCGGTCGTGAAACGGGCAGCGCGCTGGCACTTCCTGTCTGGATCAGCTACATGCAAAAAACGCTTTCCGGAATTCCTGTGGAAATGAAATCCCCACCGGCAGGGGTTATCTATGAAAACGGCGATTACTATTACACAGAAGCCCCGCCCGGCAAAATCGTAACCAATATCGGAGTTGGACAAAAAGACTACGAAAAAATCTACGAAACGGAAAACAATAACGTCAAGGATGAAATATTTGCCGATCGTTCTTCCGGCATGCTTCCAGACTGA
- a CDS encoding diacylglycerol/polyprenol kinase family protein, with translation MTKEISYGQEIFRKTIHLSSLWMVVSIALFPKWFNIALFAFLLVSTILVEYGNHRKWRLFTLTYGSLFNRILREKETQEKFHLSGAPYVIAAALMVTIIFPKIIAMTALSVMLIGDTGAALVGRKLGKHKINLGTKSIEGSIAFWLFSTVVLLFFYFIYHQPPSFLLFGFAGIIGATFAEIYENRIRLDDNFSIPLVVGLFLCLSVWL, from the coding sequence ATGACGAAAGAAATCTCGTATGGTCAGGAAATATTCAGAAAAACCATTCATTTAAGTTCCCTCTGGATGGTCGTTTCTATCGCCCTTTTCCCGAAATGGTTCAACATCGCCCTCTTCGCTTTTCTGCTCGTATCAACCATATTGGTTGAATATGGAAATCATCGTAAATGGCGACTGTTTACGCTTACCTATGGTTCTCTTTTCAACCGGATATTGCGCGAGAAGGAAACACAGGAAAAATTCCACTTAAGTGGCGCCCCCTACGTCATCGCCGCCGCTTTGATGGTTACCATTATTTTTCCCAAAATCATTGCGATGACCGCTTTGTCCGTCATGCTCATCGGAGACACCGGTGCCGCACTTGTCGGCAGAAAGCTGGGCAAGCATAAAATCAATCTGGGAACAAAAAGCATCGAAGGCAGTATCGCTTTCTGGCTCTTCTCGACGGTTGTTCTTTTGTTCTTCTATTTCATTTATCACCAGCCCCCATCATTTCTCCTTTTCGGCTTTGCCGGCATAATCGGCGCCACCTTCGCCGAAATTTATGAAAACAGAATCCGTCTGGACGACAACTTCTCCATCCCTCTGGTTGTCGGTCTGTTTCTGTGCCTGTCTGTCTGGTTATAG
- the lptM gene encoding LPS translocon maturation chaperone LptM has product MRRNRFRIWFFNFVLTILLCSSLCACGQKGALILPPSDTTPMPVTPQSFPEPETDEPESERAPLGILPGSLPTLP; this is encoded by the coding sequence ATGCGACGCAACCGATTTCGAATATGGTTCTTCAATTTCGTACTCACTATTTTACTTTGCTCCAGTTTGTGTGCCTGTGGTCAGAAAGGGGCGCTTATACTTCCGCCATCGGATACAACGCCGATGCCGGTAACCCCTCAGTCTTTCCCGGAACCTGAAACCGATGAACCCGAGTCAGAAAGAGCCCCTTTGGGCATTCTTCCTGGCAGTTTGCCGACATTACCCTGA
- the yihA gene encoding ribosome biogenesis GTP-binding protein YihA/YsxC, with protein sequence MTKLWQARFYKTANHLRDLPKLDVPEIAFVGRSNAGKSSAINILCNQKSLAYASKTPGRTQHINFFSVGGAHVAQHRHDPVDEKKIELFLVDLPGYGYAQVSGSAKNHWQKLLSDYLITRPQLKGLILVMDSRHPFQPLDVDLLEWFAITGKPVHCLLTKADKLNRRESTDSLKQTDTILKSYIDESGKPFSFSAQLFSSTKRLGLETATAFILNLADQTTVPPQNESSQ encoded by the coding sequence ATGACAAAACTCTGGCAGGCACGTTTTTACAAGACGGCAAATCATCTGCGTGATTTGCCGAAACTTGACGTACCGGAAATTGCATTTGTGGGCCGGTCCAACGCCGGAAAATCCTCCGCTATTAATATTCTGTGCAATCAAAAAAGTCTTGCATATGCATCAAAAACCCCGGGACGTACCCAACATATCAATTTTTTTTCCGTGGGAGGTGCACATGTCGCCCAGCATCGGCATGATCCTGTAGACGAAAAGAAGATCGAATTGTTTCTGGTGGATCTGCCTGGATATGGTTATGCACAAGTATCCGGTTCTGCAAAAAATCACTGGCAAAAACTCCTGAGCGATTATCTGATAACCCGTCCACAGTTAAAAGGTCTGATCCTTGTTATGGATTCAAGACATCCTTTCCAGCCACTGGATGTTGATCTGCTGGAATGGTTCGCCATCACAGGAAAACCGGTCCATTGCCTGCTTACCAAGGCAGACAAACTGAATCGGAGGGAATCAACCGACTCACTGAAACAGACCGATACCATTTTGAAAAGTTATATTGATGAAAGCGGAAAACCGTTTTCTTTTTCCGCCCAGCTTTTCTCATCGACAAAACGTCTCGGACTTGAAACAGCTACAGCATTTATTTTGAATCTGGCAGACCAGACAACGGTTCCCCCGCAAAATGAATCCTCACAATAA
- the lysA gene encoding diaminopimelate decarboxylase, with amino-acid sequence MKTAQHFFYQNDTLTVDGVPLDKLAMQYGTPLYVYSKAALTEHFRQYADVCKQFETDDIHSLVCYSVKSNSNLAILNILGREGAGFDIVSGGELLRVIAAGCDSRKVIFSGVGKTASEIRLALEHDILCFNVESFAELRRINRIAAEMGKKARVSFRVNPNVDPKTHPYISTGLKENKFGIPYEEALAGYEEAARMPHIEVTGIDCHIGSQLLDDAPLLEALDKLIDLFDQLAQKGIELKHIDIGGGIGITYDNEIPVAISDYLTRIFGKITAWKNAKYPGQSISMMFEPGRSISGNAGLLLTQVQYLKTNSDKNFAIVDAAMNDLMRPSLYESWHTVLSVVKRQTETKTYDIVGPICESGDWLARQRTLSIETDDLLAIMSAGAYGMAMSSNYNTRGRAAEILIDDKKAYLIRKRERPEELYALETIIS; translated from the coding sequence ATGAAAACAGCTCAACACTTTTTCTACCAAAATGACACGCTGACCGTTGACGGCGTACCACTTGACAAACTGGCCATGCAATATGGAACACCCCTTTATGTCTATTCCAAAGCGGCCTTGACCGAACATTTCCGTCAATATGCCGATGTATGCAAACAGTTTGAAACTGACGATATTCACTCTCTTGTCTGTTATTCAGTCAAATCGAATTCCAATCTCGCCATATTGAACATCCTCGGTCGCGAGGGCGCTGGTTTCGATATTGTTTCTGGTGGTGAACTCCTGCGCGTGATCGCCGCCGGATGCGATTCCCGAAAAGTCATATTCTCAGGTGTCGGGAAAACGGCCAGCGAAATACGTCTCGCCCTCGAACATGACATTCTCTGTTTCAATGTCGAATCGTTTGCAGAACTTCGCCGGATTAATCGGATCGCAGCAGAGATGGGCAAAAAAGCCCGGGTTTCGTTCCGGGTCAACCCGAATGTCGATCCCAAAACACACCCTTATATTTCGACAGGACTGAAAGAAAACAAATTCGGCATTCCTTACGAAGAAGCACTTGCCGGCTATGAAGAAGCTGCCCGCATGCCCCACATCGAAGTAACCGGTATTGATTGTCATATCGGTTCCCAGTTGCTGGACGATGCGCCACTTCTTGAGGCACTGGACAAATTGATCGATCTCTTCGACCAACTAGCGCAAAAAGGAATCGAACTGAAGCATATCGACATCGGTGGCGGTATTGGAATCACTTACGATAATGAGATTCCCGTCGCCATTTCCGACTATCTCACTCGTATTTTCGGAAAAATAACAGCATGGAAAAACGCGAAATACCCTGGCCAATCCATTTCCATGATGTTTGAACCGGGACGTTCTATTTCAGGAAACGCCGGCCTGTTGCTCACCCAGGTCCAGTATCTCAAAACAAACTCGGACAAGAATTTCGCCATCGTCGACGCCGCCATGAATGACCTGATGAGACCATCACTTTACGAGTCATGGCATACCGTTTTGTCCGTCGTAAAACGTCAGACTGAAACAAAAACCTACGATATTGTCGGCCCTATCTGCGAGTCGGGAGACTGGCTCGCCCGCCAGAGAACACTTTCCATCGAAACAGATGATCTTCTTGCCATTATGAGTGCAGGTGCATACGGTATGGCCATGTCTTCCAATTACAATACCCGGGGGCGAGCTGCCGAAATACTGATAGACGATAAAAAAGCATATCTCATTCGCAAAAGAGAGCGTCCCGAAGAACTTTATGCACTGGAAACCATCATATCTTAA